Proteins encoded together in one Macadamia integrifolia cultivar HAES 741 chromosome 8, SCU_Mint_v3, whole genome shotgun sequence window:
- the LOC122087676 gene encoding probable N-acetyltransferase HLS1-like translates to MEMAFEELKIRSFDREIDRERIEDFERRCEIGPAESVFLFTDTMGDPICRIRHCPQYKMLVAELNHELVGVIQGSIKIVTVCKDQARVGYILGLRIAPLHRRKGIGMKLVKRLEEWFIANHVDFSYMATDKDNEASVKLFTNKLGYVKFRTPAILVHPVGMRRMRISPTVEIAKLKIEDAERLYRMFMGSTEFFPRDIDRVLRNKLSLGTWIAYPRGESWVNSSGQGQLPPNWAMVSVWNSGDVFKLRVGKAPLSCVMYAKSSRLMDRAFPCLKIPVFPDVFRPFGFYFMYGLHQEGPRSGVLVSSLCRFVHNMAKELDEEDCKVIVTEVGGDDTLKLHIPHWKLLSCAEDFWCIKGLRKEAQDTLFELLTKKPASRALFVDPREV, encoded by the coding sequence ATGGAAATGGCATTTGAGGAGCTTAAGATAAGAAGCTTCGACCGCGAAATCGATAGAGAACGCATCGAGGATTTCGAGCGGCGGTGTGAAATCGGACCAGCTGAGAGTGTGTTCCTCTTCACAGACACCATGGGTGACCCTATTTGTAGGATCCGTCACTGCCCTCAATACAAAATGCTGGTGGCCGAGTTGAATCATGAGTTGGTAGGTGTCATCCAAGGTTCCATTAAGATAGTAACAGTTTGTAAGGATCAAGCCCGGGTCGGGTACATATTAGGGCTCCGAATTGCTCCTCTTCACCGGAGAAAAGGCATTGGTATGAAGCTAGTGAAACGTCTTGAAGAATGGTTCATTGCTAACCATGTGGACTTCTCATACATGGCCACTGATAAGGATAATGAAGCCTCAGTGAAGCTATTCACAAACAAACTCGGGTATGTGAAGTTTCGGACTCCGGCCATACTAGTCCACCCGGTGGGTATGAGAAGGATGCGAATCTCACCAACCGTCGAGATTGCGAAGCTCAAGATAGAAGATGCAGAGCGTCTCTACCGTATGTTCATGGGGTCCACTGAGTTCTTTCCGAGAGACATCGACCGAGTTTTAAGAAATAAGCTGAGTTTAGGCACCTGGATTGCCTACCCACGAGGTGAGTCGTGGGTCAACTCATCCGGTCAAGGCCAACTCCCACCCAATTGGGCCATGGTGAGTGTGTGGAACAGTGGAGATGTGTTCAAGCTGAGGGTAGGGAAAGCACCTTTATCATGCGTCATGTATGCCAAGAGCTCAAGATTGATGGATCGGGCGTTCCCGTGCTTGAAGATTCCGGTGTTCCCGGATGTTTTCCGGCCATTCGGGTTCTATTTCATGTACGGGTTGCACCAGGAAGGGCCGAGGTCGGGTGTATTGGTGAGTTCCTTGTGCAGGTTTGTACATAACATGGCGAAGGAGTTGGATGAGGAGGACTGTAAGGTAATTGTGACGGAGGTTGGGGGTGATGACACACTCAAACTTCACATCCCACATTGGAAATTGTTGTCCTGCGCAGAGGATTTTTGGTGCATAAAGGGGTTGAGGAAAGAAGCCCAAGATACCTTGTTTGAATTATTAACCAAAAAGCCAGCCAGCAGA